In Phaseolus vulgaris cultivar G19833 chromosome 10, P. vulgaris v2.0, whole genome shotgun sequence, a single genomic region encodes these proteins:
- the LOC137817950 gene encoding uncharacterized protein yields the protein MDSTHRHPFTNAIIEVPLSNKWKGFNRDRYDESTDPDEHMDAYTTHTSLYTSDEAVLCRVFPTSLKGATLSWFTKLPPNSIDSFATLVVKFETQFATSRPHHLTSIALVGIHQEKGESLRTFVDRFNKVAMSIRNLSPNVVMHHMLTALCQGPFADNLCMQPATSLDELRKRTAKFMQLEELREFRNQARAEANEEKSKEEKDRQGRLGQRGDRCKDNRY from the coding sequence ATGGACTCGACCCATCGACACCCTTTCACTAACGCTATCATTGAAGTTCCGTTGTCCAACAAGTGGAAAGGTTTCAACAGAGACCGGTACGACGAGTCTACTGACCCAGACGAGCATATGGACGCCTACACTACCCACACGAGTCTCTACACCTCGGACGAGGCAGTGTTGTGTCGAGTGTTCCCTACATCGCTAAAGGGAGCAACCCTTAGCTGGTTTACCAAGCTCCCACCCAATTCCATTGATAGTTTCGCCACACTTGTGGTGAAGTTTGAGACTCAGTTTGCCACCAGCAGGCCGCATCACCTGACATCCATCGCCCTGGTGGGCATCCAccaggagaagggagagtcaCTGAGAACCTTTGTTGACAGGTTCAATAAAGTGGCAATGAGTATTCGGAATCTCAGCCCTAACGTTGTTATGCATCATATGCTGACAGCCCTATGCCAAGGACCGTTTGCTGATAATTTGTGTATGCAGCCAGCCACCAGCCTAGACGAACTCAGGAAGAGAACTGCTAAGTTCATGCAGCTGGAAGAACTCAGGGAGTTCCGCAACCAGGCCCGTGCCGAGGCCAACGAAGAGAAGAGCAAGGAAGAGAAGGACCGTCAAGGCCGATTAGGTCAACGGGGTGACAGGTGCAAAGATAATAGGTACTGA